The genome window AGAGACGCTCCCCTTAAGATAGCGAAATCGAACAACTCCAAGCAACTACTTAAATCTGTATTTAAACCAACTATTTATACAAACACCCGGCCATCACCGGGAGATACATTTAATGAATCACCTTTATTCTTCCAACCGACCCATCCTCAAGCCTAACTTTAATTCCATGTGGATGAGTTGCTGAATTGGTTAAAATATCTTTAACTACTCCCCTTGTTAGCTTGCCTGATTTTTGATCTTGTTTTAAGACAATATCAACCGTAGATCCAACCTGT of Bacillaceae bacterium S4-13-56 contains these proteins:
- a CDS encoding YwbE family protein, which encodes MNGKNRKEVQVGSTVDIVLKQDQKSGKLTRGVVKDILTNSATHPHGIKVRLEDGSVGRIKVIH